CGCGAAGGCATCCGCCCGCGCCTGGCCGAGTCGCTCCATTCGACGCTGCACCACGGCGAAGGACTGGCCATCGCCATGCATCAGCCAGCCGGCAGCGCGCCCGAGGCCTGGAGCGACATTGTCTTCAGCACCGAGTACGCCTGCCCCGAGTGCGGCATCAGCTACGAAGAGTTGGAGCCACGGACGTTCAGTTTCAACAGTCCCTACGGCGCGTGCCCGGCGTGCAGCGGGCTGGGGCATCGCCGCGCGTTCGATGACGAACTGCTTGCGCCCGACGCGTCACTGACTCTCGCCGACGGGGCGATTGTTCCCTGGCGCGTGGCCAAGGCCAAGAACGGCAACGGCCGTTCGTTTACCTGTCGCGCCAGCCGCCTCAAGCCCCTGACTGCTCTGGCCGAGGCGGGGAACTTCACGCTCGACGTGCCGCTGGAGAGTCTGAAGCCCAAGGCGCGCGGCATCCTGTGGAACGGCACCGACACGGTACCCGGCGTGCTCTCACTTTTGGAAGCGGAATACGCCACGGCCAAAACCGACGCCGACCGGGACGCGCTCGAACCATTCCGCGACGACATTCCGTGCGCCGAGTGCCACGGCGCCCGACTGCGCCCCGAAGCCCGCAGCGTGCGCGTCGGCGACCGGACCATCCAACAAGTCACGTCGCTGCCGGTTGACCAGTCGAGCCAGTTCTTCAGCGCGCTGCAACTTACCGGCGACAAGCAATTGATCGCGGCCGCACCCTTGCGCGAAATCAATTCGCGGTTGCGCTTTCTGCATCATGTGGGACTCGACTACCTCACACTCGATCGCGCGGCCGACACCCTCAGCGGCGGCGAACTGCAACGGGTGCGGCTGGCCACGGGGCTCGGTTCGGCCCTGGTGGGCATCTGTTATATCCTGGATGAACCGTCGATCGGACTGCACCCGCGCGACAACCAGCGCCTGATCGCGGCGCTGCGCGATCTGCAACAACAAGGGAACACCGTGCTGGTCGTCGAACACGACGAAGCGGTGATGCGTGCCTGCGACTGGCTGGTCGACATGGGCCCCGGCGCCGGCAAGCACGGCGGCACGGTCGTGGCCGAGGGCCCGCCCGACGCGGTCTCGGCCAACGACGCCTCGATCACCGGTCGCTACCTAGCCGGCACGACACAGATTGACCTGCCAGCCGAGCGCCGACCCGTGAACCCCAAGCGCGTGCTGACGCTCGAAGGGGCGACGTGCCACAACCTGAAGTCCGTCGACGTTTCGGTGCCGCTCGGCGTGCTGACGTGCGTCACGGGTGTCAGCGGCTCGGGGAAAAGTTCCTTGTTCGAGGAGACGCTGGCCCGGGCGTTGGCGCGTAAGTTGAACGGCACGGGTCCGCGACCGGGGGCACACACCGGGCTACGCGGCGTGAACCTGATCGATCGCTTCGTGCAGATTGATCAGACGCCGATCGGGCGTACGCCCCGCAGCACGCCGGCCACCTACATCGGCGTGTTCGACGAGATTCGCAAAGTGTTTGCCCAGACGCGCGAGGCCCGACTGCGCGGCTTTACCGCCAGCCGCTTCAGCTTCAACGTCGCCGAGGGACGCTGTTCCGAGTGCCAAGGCCAGGGGCAACAGCGGCTTGAGATGAACTTCCTGCCCGACTTGTACGTCGAATGCCCGGCGTGTCGCGGCAAGCGATTCAACCGCCAGACGCTCGAAATCAAGTACAAGGACAAATCGATCGCCGATGTGCTCGACCTGGACATTGACGAAGGGATCGTATTCTTCGAGAACTTTCCGGTCATCGCGCGAATGCTCGCTTGTCTGGCCGACGTCGGCTTGGGCTACCTGTCGCTGGGGCAATCGTGCATCACGCTTTCCGGCGGCGAAGCGCAGCGGATCAAGCTCTGCGCCGAGTTGGGCCGTTCGGCCACCGGCAACACGTTGTATCTGCTCGATGAGCCGACGACCGGCCTGCACTTTGACGATGTTCGGCGGTTGCTCGAAGTGATGCAGCGGCTAGTCACGGCCGGCAACACGATGATCGTCATTGAACACAATCTGGACGTGATCAAGTCGGCCGACTGGATCATCGACATGGGGCCCGAAGGGGGCGCCGGCGGCGGACAGATTTTATTTGCCGGCATGCCCGAGGCGCTCGCCGCGGAGCCATCGAACAACACGGGTAAGTTTCTGGCGCCGCTGTTGCAACGGCCTTAGCTCCACGCTCGCCTTATCCCTGCCAAGCCGGCGGCTCTGCCGCCCGGACATCGGCGACCGAGTCGCCGGCTTGGTTAGCTGACGATCGCGATTCTCGCAATCGTCGCCTTTCCCAGCCATTTGCCGCGTTTTCTCCACGCGTGTTGAACTTTGGCAACACGGCTGCGTAACGAATGGCAGAGGAGCACTCGCTCAACATTCTCCGGCAAGGATTCGCCAGACTGCCCGAAACGCCTGATGCGAAAATATTCGCTCACGCGATTGGACAGCCCCAACTCTTCAACCTATGGTTCAGATGCGTCTCACGGAAGTTCTTCGGTGAGACGCGAATGAAGCCTTCGGGTTTCCCGGTCAGCCGCACGATCAACTCTTTTCTCTGATCGTTGCGACCTGACTCGAGCGAATGGTAAAATCTTCTCTGATTCGCATCTTAGGAATAACCATCGCATGAGTAGTGTATCGTTGCGCGCGCAGCGGTTGTGGCGTTCGTCGTTGAAGGCCGCTTGGGCGCCCGTCTTATCGGCGTTGTCGTTGGTGCCGTGCTCGGCTGCTGAAGTCACTGCGGTGGGCAACTTGTTGCCAGCCGATCAGTCCGACTCGTCGGCCGATGCGGTCCTGGTCGCCGATGCCGGCGCTGCTTTGACAGCGCCGGTGAACGAGCCCCTGGTCCCCGCCGACGTCCCCCAGCCGCTGCGCTCTGCCGTGCAATCGCGGTTCTATCAAGGGAGCAGTCCCTCGCGCTTTGCCTGGCATCTGGCCGTGTTGAATGCCGGCCAGCCGCGGATGCAATCGGTGTCACTCTCGGCGAATGAATCGACCGCGCTGCAGGTCGCGTGGCCCAAGCTCGAGATGGGCGAAGCCTTCTGGTTGTCGCGCGTCGCTGATCGCAAGCCCGGCTTGCTCGAAGCGCGGTTCGGCCACCTGGGCGGCGTGCCGGTTTGTGGCGATTTTAGCGGCACGGGCCAAGCCCAAGTCGGCGTGTTCATCAATGGTCAATGGTTTATCGACCTGAACGGCAACGGCCGTTGGGACGAGGCCGACCTGTGGGTCAAGTTCGGCGGACAAGGCGATCAGCCGGTCATCGGCGATTGGGATGGCGACGGCAAGGACGACATCGGCGTGTTCGGGCCGACCTGGGGCGACGACGATGCGCGTGCCGCCGATCATGCCGGTTTGCCCGATGCCGACAATCGTGACCATCGCGGCGCGAAGAACTGGAATGCTGCGACCGAACGTACCTCGCACGGCCTGATCCGCTTGGGCTCGAATGCTACGGCTAAGCCCCTGACCGTGCGACATACGTTCTTCTTCGGCGCCGCCGGCGATGTGCCGGTGGTGGGTGACTGGAACGGCGACGGCATCGACACGGTCGGCATCTTCCGTCGCGGCCGCTGGGTGCTCGACGCCGACGGCGATGGCCGCTTCAGCGAAGGGGACGCCTCGTTCGATTTGGGCGCCGAACAAGATCGCCCGGTCGTGGCCGACTTCGACGGTGATGGCAAGACCAACGTCGGCGTCTATCGCCGCGGCACGTGGTTGTTGGATGTGAACGGTGACCGCCGCCTAACCGATGCCGACGGCAAGTACCAATTCGGCACGCCGACCGATGTGCCGGTGGTGGCCGACTTCCACGGCGACGGCAAGCTGCTCTTGGGCGTGTACCGCAACGACGGCTCGAAGAACAAGTCGCTGTAGGAGATTGAATTACGCGCCGGCCAATTGACTGGCGCAAGATAGTCACCGTCATCCGACGTTGACGACAACCGACCACCTGACGATCCCTTTCTCGTCGCCGCGAGGCTGTGCTTCTCCCCTGGGGCACAGCCTCGTGTGTTTTTATGACAAGGAGGCGAGAGGAATGTCGCCCCGAGCGCAAAAAAAAGGCCCCCGGAGCGAACGAGTCCCAGGGGGGCTAAGGACGGCGTTCGTTTCCGGGAGCGATTGGACGAAGCGTGCGTCAGACATCCTTGTCCGAGCACGTGGGCTTCGCGGTCCGCAGCTCCATCAGGTCGATGGCGCCAGTGCAGACCCTTCCACATGGCTGGTCGTATTTTCAATCGCTCGCGTCGCTGTTGGATCGGCCTGATCTCACCGATCGAGTGGCGATCACGAGCAGTTCGTCTCACCGTTTCGCGGCCTCGACTCGGCCGCTTCATTCCTGGGCTGCGTCATTCACTTCCGTTCGAGCCGTCGCTCGAACCCGCGTGAATGAGGTCGGGAGAATATGGTAGCCGGCCGAATGGGTCAAGGCCGGATTCTTGCCGGCCGGATTCATTTTGCGGGCCGTTTCCTCGCGATAGCACCGCGTCGTCACGGTCTTAATCACGATTTCGCCCCCGAGCGGCCGAACTGGTCGTCGCAGGTTTCCCGATCGCGTGCGGCGCTCGCGGGCCAGCGGAGTGAGCCGCGCTGCCAATCACGCCTGCGGCGCTTCGCAACGTAGTTTGTATGTCACCCGCCGAGCGCAATTCGCGCAACTGCAATTGCAGCGTCCGCGCGGCCGCGATCAGCGACGCCAGCGCACACCAGGTGACTGTTCCACAGCCGAGCAGATAGCGCCCCCAACTGTGCCCGACCAGGCTTTTCATCGTCAACGTGCCGATCACGAACGTCGACGCCAACAGCACCAGCACCGCGCGATCGCGCCGGCGGTAGAGATAATACGTCAGGCAATAGGCAACCGGCAGGATCAAGATGCCGAAATGCGACTTGCTGCTCATCGGCGACAAC
This region of Planctomycetota bacterium genomic DNA includes:
- a CDS encoding VCBS repeat-containing protein, which translates into the protein MSSVSLRAQRLWRSSLKAAWAPVLSALSLVPCSAAEVTAVGNLLPADQSDSSADAVLVADAGAALTAPVNEPLVPADVPQPLRSAVQSRFYQGSSPSRFAWHLAVLNAGQPRMQSVSLSANESTALQVAWPKLEMGEAFWLSRVADRKPGLLEARFGHLGGVPVCGDFSGTGQAQVGVFINGQWFIDLNGNGRWDEADLWVKFGGQGDQPVIGDWDGDGKDDIGVFGPTWGDDDARAADHAGLPDADNRDHRGAKNWNAATERTSHGLIRLGSNATAKPLTVRHTFFFGAAGDVPVVGDWNGDGIDTVGIFRRGRWVLDADGDGRFSEGDASFDLGAEQDRPVVADFDGDGKTNVGVYRRGTWLLDVNGDRRLTDADGKYQFGTPTDVPVVADFHGDGKLLLGVYRNDGSKNKSL
- the uvrA gene encoding excinuclease ABC subunit UvrA, yielding MSTAPAVQSNADSAAAPAIRVRGCRVHNLRNIDIDIPRDQMVVITGPSGSGKSSLAYDTLFAEGQRQYIESLGTYARQFLAQLERPDAESIDGLQPTISIDQRAGTANPRSTVATVTEIYDYLRLLFARVGDAYCYQCNRPISQQHPEQILEALLRLPEGTRLMLLAPLVRGRKGEHAEVFESIRKLGFVRARVNGQVYELDAVPALVRQKKHTIEAVVDRLIVREGIRPRLAESLHSTLHHGEGLAIAMHQPAGSAPEAWSDIVFSTEYACPECGISYEELEPRTFSFNSPYGACPACSGLGHRRAFDDELLAPDASLTLADGAIVPWRVAKAKNGNGRSFTCRASRLKPLTALAEAGNFTLDVPLESLKPKARGILWNGTDTVPGVLSLLEAEYATAKTDADRDALEPFRDDIPCAECHGARLRPEARSVRVGDRTIQQVTSLPVDQSSQFFSALQLTGDKQLIAAAPLREINSRLRFLHHVGLDYLTLDRAADTLSGGELQRVRLATGLGSALVGICYILDEPSIGLHPRDNQRLIAALRDLQQQGNTVLVVEHDEAVMRACDWLVDMGPGAGKHGGTVVAEGPPDAVSANDASITGRYLAGTTQIDLPAERRPVNPKRVLTLEGATCHNLKSVDVSVPLGVLTCVTGVSGSGKSSLFEETLARALARKLNGTGPRPGAHTGLRGVNLIDRFVQIDQTPIGRTPRSTPATYIGVFDEIRKVFAQTREARLRGFTASRFSFNVAEGRCSECQGQGQQRLEMNFLPDLYVECPACRGKRFNRQTLEIKYKDKSIADVLDLDIDEGIVFFENFPVIARMLACLADVGLGYLSLGQSCITLSGGEAQRIKLCAELGRSATGNTLYLLDEPTTGLHFDDVRRLLEVMQRLVTAGNTMIVIEHNLDVIKSADWIIDMGPEGGAGGGQILFAGMPEALAAEPSNNTGKFLAPLLQRP